One genomic region from Prochlorococcus marinus CUG1433 encodes:
- a CDS encoding ABC transporter ATP-binding protein: MFFKDFRRIKKLGKYLTKDKKTIYLILIVLLPVSFSGAIQPLLVGQAITILKNETTDVWLSKTFFGQSINAIILTLLITVLFRLVLQGYQTYNIQAVGQRLTARIRRELFDHSISLSLKYHDKMPVGKLLTRLTNDVDALAEVFGSGAVGVIADFVSLIVISLTMLSIDRGLAILLLLTQIPVSYFIIWLQKRYRRANYQVREELSQLNSDFQENLQGLEVVQMFRREAFNSKKFSKTGVAYKKAVNGTIFYDSSISAFIEWISLAAVSLVLAVGGYLVTSGNIGLGTLTTFILYSQRLFEPLRQLAERFTQIQGGLTAVERINELLDEEIQIKDSTSAKYFLESAENVNKKFKGKIVFKNVNFFYNEGEHILKNLSFTINPGEHVAFVGPTGSGKTTIIRLLCRLYEPQSGQILIDDIDIKDIPIATLRNMLGVVLQDTFIFSGNVADNLKLNSNVDNLELENLCNELGLDNLLQKLPQGLNTLLRERGGNLSSGERQLLSVARVAIRNPVVLIMDEATAFMDPSTEATLQKDLERILSKRTALVIAHRLATIESSDKILVLKGGSLVEEGTHSELRMKKGLYFQLSELQQKGFANF, from the coding sequence ATGTTTTTTAAAGATTTTAGAAGGATTAAAAAGTTAGGTAAATATTTAACTAAAGATAAAAAAACAATCTATCTAATTTTGATAGTTTTGTTACCGGTTTCTTTCTCTGGAGCAATTCAACCATTATTAGTTGGTCAAGCCATTACTATTCTAAAGAACGAAACTACAGATGTTTGGCTAAGTAAAACTTTCTTTGGGCAGTCAATAAATGCCATAATCCTAACTTTATTAATAACTGTATTATTCAGATTAGTTCTGCAGGGATACCAAACTTATAATATCCAAGCAGTAGGACAACGTTTGACAGCAAGAATAAGAAGAGAACTTTTTGATCATTCAATATCTTTATCTCTTAAGTATCACGATAAAATGCCTGTAGGAAAATTATTAACGAGATTAACAAATGATGTTGATGCTTTAGCCGAGGTTTTTGGTAGCGGGGCAGTTGGAGTCATTGCTGACTTCGTCAGTCTGATAGTAATTTCATTGACAATGCTCTCAATTGATAGAGGGCTTGCTATTTTATTACTTTTGACTCAAATTCCAGTTTCATATTTTATTATTTGGCTTCAAAAACGTTATAGAAGAGCCAATTATCAAGTAAGGGAAGAATTGTCTCAACTTAACTCTGATTTTCAAGAGAATCTTCAAGGTTTAGAAGTCGTTCAGATGTTTAGAAGAGAGGCTTTTAACAGCAAGAAATTTTCCAAAACTGGAGTTGCTTATAAGAAAGCAGTTAATGGAACAATATTTTATGACAGTAGTATTTCGGCATTTATAGAGTGGATTTCTCTTGCCGCAGTTTCCTTGGTTTTAGCAGTTGGAGGTTATCTTGTTACTTCTGGAAATATTGGTTTAGGAACATTAACAACCTTTATTTTATATTCCCAAAGACTTTTTGAACCTCTTAGGCAACTTGCAGAAAGATTTACTCAAATACAGGGAGGTTTAACAGCTGTTGAAAGAATAAACGAACTATTGGATGAAGAAATACAAATTAAGGACTCTACTTCCGCAAAATATTTTTTAGAAAGTGCTGAAAATGTAAATAAAAAATTTAAGGGCAAAATTGTGTTCAAGAATGTTAATTTTTTCTACAACGAAGGAGAACATATTTTAAAGAATTTATCTTTCACGATCAATCCAGGAGAGCATGTGGCTTTTGTAGGGCCAACTGGTTCAGGTAAAACCACCATAATAAGACTATTATGTAGATTGTATGAGCCTCAGTCAGGACAAATTTTAATCGATGATATAGATATAAAAGATATTCCTATTGCAACTCTTAGAAATATGTTGGGAGTAGTTTTGCAAGATACCTTTATCTTTAGTGGGAATGTCGCAGATAATTTAAAACTAAATTCCAATGTAGACAATCTTGAATTAGAAAATCTTTGTAACGAATTAGGGTTAGATAATTTATTACAAAAATTACCACAAGGCTTGAACACCTTACTAAGAGAAAGAGGAGGAAATCTCTCTTCTGGAGAGAGACAACTTCTTTCAGTAGCTAGAGTAGCGATTAGAAATCCCGTTGTTTTGATAATGGACGAAGCAACAGCGTTTATGGATCCCTCTACAGAGGCTACTTTGCAGAAAGATTTAGAGAGAATTCTGTCAAAAAGAACAGCATTAGTAATAGCTCATAGATTAGCAACTATTGAAAGTTCTGATAAGATTTTAGTCTTAAAAGGAGGATCATTAGTCGAAGAAGGAACTCATAGTGAATTGAGAATGAAAAAGGGTTTATATTTTCAGCTCTCTGAGCTTCAACAAAAAGGATTCGCTAATTTTTAA
- a CDS encoding ATP phosphoribosyltransferase, whose amino-acid sequence MFTIALPKGALLKDSISTFKRAGLDFSDALDENNRSLTFESNCKRAKALLVRNGDVPVYVSYGQADLGIVGYDVLRESELKVAKLLDLGFGGCHMSLAVKKNSNYSKPTDLPANCKVASKFIKTARSYFEELNIPVEIVHLTGSVELGPITGMAEAIVDLVATGKTLKENGLIKIDDLYYSTARLIGNPLSMRLDDNHLRDTILSIESTNAL is encoded by the coding sequence ATGTTTACTATAGCTTTACCAAAAGGAGCTCTGTTAAAAGATTCAATTTCAACTTTTAAAAGAGCTGGGTTAGATTTCTCAGATGCATTGGACGAAAATAATAGATCATTAACCTTTGAATCAAATTGCAAACGGGCAAAAGCTTTATTAGTAAGAAATGGAGATGTTCCTGTTTATGTAAGTTATGGTCAGGCTGATTTGGGTATTGTTGGGTATGACGTTTTACGAGAGTCTGAATTAAAAGTCGCAAAGTTATTAGATTTAGGATTTGGTGGTTGTCATATGTCGTTGGCGGTTAAGAAAAATAGCAATTATTCTAAACCAACTGATCTTCCAGCGAATTGTAAAGTAGCAAGTAAATTTATTAAAACAGCAAGATCTTATTTTGAAGAATTAAATATTCCTGTAGAAATAGTTCATTTGACAGGATCAGTCGAGCTTGGTCCTATTACAGGTATGGCAGAGGCAATAGTTGATTTAGTTGCAACCGGAAAGACTCTTAAGGAGAATGGTTTAATTAAAATAGATGATCTTTATTACTCGACTGCAAGACTAATTGGAAATCCTTTATCTATGAGGTTAGATGATAATCATCTCAGAGATACTATTTTATCAATAGAATCAACTAATGCTTTATAG
- the gloB gene encoding hydroxyacylglutathione hydrolase — MEFNKARNIIGLRVLSDNVIWLLVKNKSVVVVDPSVHEPVIKYINENNFHLEAILQTHHHSDHIGGTKSLIERWPNVKVIASSKEKKRIPFQNISVEDGETFSLLGEEVKIIEVLGHTSSHIAFFLNGENPVLFIGDTLFSGGCGRIFEGTYQQMYSSLERVKSLPKNTLIYCAHEYTKENILWALNLRPEDKDIKNKLSEVEKKLSLNELTIPFLLDEEMKINLFLRAKNLEEFTFLRANKDLWV, encoded by the coding sequence ATGGAATTTAATAAAGCTCGAAATATAATCGGACTTAGAGTTTTAAGTGATAACGTCATTTGGTTGTTGGTAAAAAATAAATCCGTTGTGGTTGTAGATCCATCTGTTCACGAACCAGTTATTAAATATATAAATGAAAACAATTTTCACTTAGAAGCTATTTTGCAAACTCATCATCATTCAGACCATATTGGAGGGACGAAGAGTCTTATTGAAAGATGGCCAAATGTAAAAGTGATTGCTTCTTCCAAAGAAAAAAAGCGAATACCTTTTCAAAATATATCTGTAGAGGATGGAGAAACTTTTAGTCTTTTAGGTGAAGAAGTAAAAATAATTGAAGTATTAGGACATACAAGCTCTCATATTGCCTTCTTTTTGAATGGAGAAAATCCTGTTCTTTTTATTGGTGACACATTATTTTCTGGAGGCTGTGGAAGGATTTTTGAGGGAACTTATCAACAAATGTATTCTTCACTAGAAAGAGTCAAATCTTTACCAAAAAATACCCTCATATATTGTGCACATGAATATACAAAGGAAAATATATTGTGGGCATTGAATCTCAGGCCAGAAGATAAGGATATAAAAAATAAACTTTCGGAAGTTGAAAAAAAACTTTCTCTTAATGAATTGACAATTCCATTTTTACTTGATGAAGAGATGAAAATAAACCTTTTCTTAAGAGCAAAAAATTTAGAAGAATTTACTTTTTTAAGAGCAAATAAAGATTTATGGGTTTAA
- a CDS encoding RidA family protein, which produces MSPKQVIKTSNAPDPVGPYNQAIKAGDFIYCSGQIAIDPTLNEITCLGDIEKETIQVLKNLAEVLKAGGAKIEDVIKTTIYLTDLSNFQIVNKIYSDFFNIENPPARACVEVSSLPKGVLVEIDCVAFLD; this is translated from the coding sequence ATGTCCCCCAAACAAGTAATTAAAACATCAAATGCTCCAGATCCAGTAGGACCTTATAATCAAGCAATAAAAGCTGGGGATTTCATCTATTGTTCTGGTCAAATTGCTATAGACCCGACTTTAAATGAAATAACATGTTTAGGTGATATAGAGAAGGAAACTATTCAAGTTTTAAAAAATCTCGCAGAAGTTCTTAAAGCTGGTGGAGCCAAAATAGAGGATGTAATAAAAACAACTATTTACTTAACGGACTTAAGTAATTTTCAAATTGTCAATAAAATTTATAGTGATTTTTTTAATATTGAGAATCCTCCAGCAAGGGCCTGTGTGGAAGTTTCATCTCTACCAAAAGGAGTTTTAGTTGAAATAGATTGCGTTGCATTTCTAGATTAA
- a CDS encoding DUF3136 domain-containing protein, translating into MSAAKLNIDELEAGYPLFCKALRLLILKGNSVKDIEKTVCWSHLETLNRCLPGRYKAPTYLMALIKRDIAKPNNY; encoded by the coding sequence ATGTCAGCAGCAAAGCTTAATATAGATGAACTAGAAGCAGGTTATCCTTTATTTTGCAAAGCTCTTAGACTATTAATTTTAAAAGGAAACTCAGTTAAAGATATAGAAAAGACAGTGTGTTGGAGTCATCTTGAAACTTTAAATAGATGTCTACCTGGTAGATATAAAGCCCCAACATATTTAATGGCTTTAATCAAAAGAGATATTGCAAAGCCAAATAATTATTAA
- a CDS encoding 4a-hydroxytetrahydrobiopterin dehydratase, translated as MWNERESPLRIEKRFEFEQYSRISKFMGEIEKLCKERDIYPNISFGKNFVSLSIFLDNKEISDKEKDFSMDIDKFYLED; from the coding sequence ATGTGGAATGAAAGAGAATCACCTTTGAGGATTGAAAAAAGATTTGAATTTGAGCAATACTCAAGAATTAGTAAATTCATGGGGGAAATTGAGAAATTATGTAAAGAAAGGGATATCTATCCAAATATCAGCTTCGGTAAGAATTTTGTAAGTCTTTCAATATTTTTAGACAATAAAGAAATATCAGACAAAGAAAAAGACTTTTCAATGGATATTGATAAATTTTATTTAGAAGATTAG
- a CDS encoding carboxysome peptide B translates to MEIMKVLGRMVCTQRVAGLGHMNLRILENNKGKKLVAVDPVGAREGNWVFTSSGSAARFACPNPEVQTDLTIGGIIDYWETD, encoded by the coding sequence GTGGAAATTATGAAGGTATTAGGAAGGATGGTATGTACTCAAAGAGTCGCTGGCTTAGGTCATATGAATTTACGAATTTTGGAAAATAATAAGGGCAAGAAATTAGTTGCGGTTGATCCTGTAGGAGCGAGAGAAGGTAACTGGGTTTTTACTTCTAGTGGCTCTGCTGCGAGATTTGCTTGCCCTAATCCTGAAGTTCAAACCGATTTAACCATTGGCGGTATTATTGATTATTGGGAAACTGATTAA
- a CDS encoding carboxysome peptide A: MLICKVVKPLVSTNRIPGFEHKHLQVVLDGSSNKVAVDAVGCKPGDWVICVGSSAAREAAGSKSYPSDLTIVGIIDHWDPDKS; the protein is encoded by the coding sequence ATGTTAATTTGTAAGGTTGTAAAACCACTTGTATCAACCAACAGGATTCCTGGCTTTGAACATAAACATCTGCAGGTTGTATTAGATGGTTCTTCTAATAAGGTTGCAGTTGATGCTGTTGGCTGTAAGCCCGGAGATTGGGTTATTTGTGTTGGAAGTTCTGCTGCTAGAGAAGCAGCGGGAAGCAAATCTTATCCAAGCGATTTAACGATTGTTGGAATAATTGATCATTGGGACCCTGATAAGTCATAA
- a CDS encoding carboxysome shell carbonic anhydrase encodes MPLRGLAKAKNFTLGPTAPMKTFTENVHTQSKESNNFRNSGKSHKLTNNIQNENLFRYESKIKSDFDEIVPTLKEIARIQHHEDFINKAQKISRKNLGIDLPLHVLDKSWVKPLDMRALYAWCAFKQHEKLSDNFFNNDPLEGAAGSRDAEDFEKFLLDCGIHLLDITPCSDGRLAHSVAYVMRIPFSSVRRRSHAGALFDIENTVNRWVKTEHKRYRENVPNEAHKDTRYLKVVTYHFSSVDPLHQGCAAHGSNDELAAAEGRNKLYAFKEAVENSFCCGASVDLMLIGLDTDTDSLKIHLSTSDGAIDLEKTISTLEIYNSTINFSREDAEREICQTISKQSSKDKLSGLEKFIFKLIVNNISQIDYVKSFHNGSYKDIGHAERFIGVGIGFKEVHLRNLTYFAHLDTVEEGAPDLDVGVKIFTGLNVSQDLPIPVVIRFDYSGKVPGAKERAINDCERVNNAISIRYKNLVDQGLLHTCSTIRDRDKIHSAQIIGMSLDKKTEEAH; translated from the coding sequence ATGCCTTTAAGAGGACTGGCTAAAGCCAAGAACTTCACATTGGGGCCAACAGCTCCAATGAAAACTTTTACTGAAAATGTCCATACACAAAGTAAAGAATCAAATAATTTCCGAAATTCTGGAAAGTCTCATAAATTAACCAATAATATCCAAAATGAAAATCTATTTAGGTATGAAAGCAAAATAAAAAGTGATTTTGATGAAATTGTTCCAACTCTCAAGGAAATTGCTCGAATTCAACATCACGAAGATTTTATAAATAAGGCACAGAAAATATCAAGAAAAAATTTGGGAATAGATTTACCCCTACATGTATTAGATAAATCTTGGGTTAAACCTCTTGATATGAGAGCTTTATATGCATGGTGTGCTTTCAAACAGCATGAGAAACTAAGCGACAATTTTTTTAACAATGATCCACTTGAAGGTGCCGCTGGAAGTAGGGATGCGGAAGACTTTGAAAAATTCCTCTTAGATTGTGGAATACATTTACTTGATATAACTCCTTGTTCAGATGGAAGATTAGCTCATTCAGTTGCTTATGTAATGAGAATACCTTTTAGTTCAGTAAGAAGAAGATCCCATGCTGGAGCACTGTTTGATATTGAAAATACCGTTAATCGATGGGTAAAAACTGAACATAAAAGATATAGAGAGAATGTTCCTAATGAAGCTCATAAAGATACCAGGTACTTAAAAGTTGTAACTTATCACTTTAGTTCAGTAGATCCTTTGCATCAGGGATGCGCAGCTCATGGGAGTAATGACGAGTTAGCTGCAGCAGAAGGTAGAAATAAATTATATGCTTTCAAAGAGGCTGTAGAGAATAGCTTTTGCTGCGGAGCTTCTGTGGATTTAATGTTAATTGGACTTGATACAGACACTGATTCATTAAAAATACATTTATCAACTAGCGATGGCGCTATAGATTTAGAAAAAACTATTTCTACATTAGAAATTTATAATTCAACAATAAATTTCTCAAGAGAGGATGCAGAAAGAGAAATTTGCCAGACAATTTCTAAGCAATCTTCAAAAGATAAACTCAGTGGACTGGAAAAATTTATTTTTAAATTAATCGTTAATAATATTTCTCAAATTGATTATGTTAAGAGTTTTCATAATGGTTCTTATAAAGATATTGGACATGCAGAGAGGTTTATTGGAGTAGGTATAGGTTTCAAAGAAGTACATCTCAGGAATTTAACTTATTTTGCTCATTTAGATACAGTCGAAGAAGGGGCTCCTGATTTAGATGTAGGAGTGAAGATTTTTACTGGATTAAATGTTTCTCAAGATCTACCTATTCCAGTAGTAATAAGATTTGATTACTCTGGTAAAGTACCCGGCGCAAAAGAGAGGGCAATAAATGATTGTGAAAGAGTTAATAATGCGATATCAATTAGATATAAAAATTTAGTTGATCAAGGTTTGTTACATACTTGCTCTACTATTAGAGATAGGGACAAAATCCATTCCGCTCAAATTATTGGAATGTCTTTAGATAAAAAAACAGAGGAGGCTCACTAA
- a CDS encoding CsoS2 family carboxysome shell protein codes for MSKKTSREIALERRKAMSDSGKKAAAYSSTTKDRVRSSQDIQISGTQSSHNNISKPATKHIPKTQVNRNSSTTLSSKELVIERRKAMSTHGKSAITSSDRTRTDVKKESPVNTVKTTTSENQEVQNSHNTEIKTSKPNVKRRINQKRKPITNTSRDIVLARREAQSKHGKSATKQNTSAASLARRGDPDLSSREISQRVRELRSKTGATGKKGNGKCRPCGPNKNGAKQNIADASWKVGKSETDSGQIVTGTQANRSVKTTGNEASTCRTVTGTQYMGSEVIDQFCQDRPSYKQPLRSSVTSTTSGNKVTGNEVGRSDRVTGDEPGTCKNLTGTEYVSSNQSQKYCGDVPKNPSKVKHSTTTDGLKVSGSLPGRSTLVTGDESGSGQQLTGDQYLGSEPNPKGKAFEKVGSYNTLNGNNVTGTGVGRSDHMTGNEHGSCRNVTGDEYIGSQQYEKFCGSKPKPEARKVGLSLSSKSNLISGTMTGRSEIVTGDEPGSCKVLTGTPYAGLDQINENCSTEISEDMKSRATVNSGNNSNARLTGQQPGIGGVMTGAKKGACKNLTGTPYVGGDQLSQACDNPPHDAAYANPEKSAANSWNEFSVKSPSRDKYSEKNTQGVTGNEYENGSKVTGPFDMAVDKVTGTEKFRFEPNKNITYKQKMEIEEADRAAKTPEKRVASRITGEGQSVGNVTGDDWDRGDKVTGTEGASSRKRNPSRAGFMSAMPPMDVKRNEETEKPDFLITGSSGNTREGQLVTFSGGARG; via the coding sequence ATGTCAAAAAAAACCAGTAGAGAGATTGCACTAGAAAGAAGAAAGGCGATGAGTGATAGCGGTAAAAAAGCCGCTGCTTATTCTTCAACTACCAAAGATAGAGTTAGATCTTCTCAAGATATACAGATTTCTGGGACTCAGTCTTCTCATAATAATATTTCTAAACCAGCTACAAAACATATTCCAAAAACTCAAGTAAACAGAAATTCTTCAACAACTTTATCTAGTAAAGAGTTAGTAATAGAGAGAAGAAAAGCAATGTCTACCCATGGGAAATCAGCTATAACTTCATCTGATAGAACCCGTACTGATGTTAAAAAAGAAAGTCCTGTAAACACAGTTAAAACTACCACAAGCGAAAATCAAGAAGTTCAAAATTCACATAATACAGAAATTAAAACATCAAAACCAAACGTTAAAAGAAGAATTAATCAGAAGAGAAAGCCTATTACTAATACAAGTAGAGATATTGTTTTAGCGAGAAGAGAAGCTCAATCTAAACATGGTAAATCAGCAACTAAACAAAATACTAGTGCAGCTTCTTTAGCTAGAAGGGGAGACCCAGATTTAAGTAGTAGAGAAATTTCTCAGAGAGTGAGAGAGCTAAGAAGTAAAACTGGTGCCACAGGCAAAAAAGGTAATGGTAAATGTAGACCATGTGGTCCAAATAAAAATGGTGCCAAACAAAATATTGCAGATGCTAGCTGGAAAGTTGGTAAAAGTGAAACTGATTCAGGTCAAATAGTTACTGGAACTCAAGCTAATAGATCTGTAAAAACTACAGGTAATGAAGCAAGTACATGCAGAACTGTAACTGGTACCCAATATATGGGATCAGAAGTTATTGATCAATTTTGTCAAGATAGACCAAGTTATAAACAACCACTTAGATCTTCTGTTACCTCTACAACATCAGGTAATAAAGTAACTGGAAATGAAGTTGGTAGATCTGATAGGGTTACAGGCGATGAGCCAGGAACTTGTAAAAACCTTACAGGTACTGAATATGTATCTTCTAATCAGTCGCAGAAGTATTGTGGTGATGTCCCAAAAAATCCTTCAAAGGTTAAACACAGCACTACAACCGATGGATTAAAAGTATCTGGATCACTTCCTGGTAGGTCAACCCTAGTTACTGGAGATGAATCAGGTTCTGGACAACAATTAACTGGAGATCAATATCTTGGCTCTGAGCCAAATCCAAAAGGTAAAGCATTTGAAAAAGTAGGCAGTTACAACACTCTTAATGGGAATAATGTAACTGGTACAGGGGTTGGAAGATCAGACCATATGACAGGTAATGAACATGGGAGTTGTAGGAATGTAACTGGCGATGAGTACATAGGATCTCAACAATATGAGAAGTTTTGCGGTTCAAAACCAAAACCAGAAGCCAGAAAAGTAGGTTTAAGCCTTTCTTCAAAGTCAAATTTAATAAGCGGCACTATGACAGGAAGATCAGAAATAGTAACTGGAGATGAACCAGGTTCATGCAAAGTGTTAACAGGAACACCATACGCAGGCTTAGATCAGATTAATGAAAATTGTAGTACTGAGATTTCAGAAGATATGAAATCCCGAGCAACAGTTAATTCTGGAAATAATTCAAATGCCAGACTTACAGGACAGCAACCAGGAATTGGCGGAGTAATGACAGGTGCTAAGAAAGGTGCTTGTAAAAATCTAACAGGTACTCCCTATGTTGGTGGAGATCAGCTCTCACAAGCTTGTGATAATCCTCCACATGATGCGGCTTATGCGAATCCGGAAAAGTCGGCAGCTAACTCTTGGAACGAATTCTCTGTTAAATCTCCATCAAGAGATAAATATTCTGAAAAAAATACTCAAGGAGTTACAGGTAATGAATATGAAAATGGTTCAAAGGTAACAGGGCCTTTTGATATGGCAGTTGATAAGGTCACTGGCACTGAAAAATTTAGATTTGAACCGAATAAAAATATTACTTATAAACAAAAAATGGAAATTGAAGAGGCAGACCGTGCTGCAAAAACACCAGAAAAAAGAGTCGCATCAAGGATTACTGGTGAAGGTCAATCAGTAGGAAACGTAACTGGTGATGATTGGGATCGCGGCGATAAGGTAACAGGTACAGAGGGAGCTTCTTCTAGAAAGAGAAATCCATCAAGAGCAGGATTTATGAGCGCAATGCCCCCTATGGATGTTAAAAGAAATGAGGAAACAGAAAAACCAGATTTCTTGATAACTGGATCTAGTGGAAATACTCGTGAAGGACAACTTGTTACCTTTTCAGGTGGTGCAAGAGGTTAA
- a CDS encoding ribulose bisphosphate carboxylase small subunit, protein MPFQSTVSDYQTVATLETFGFLPPMTQEEIYDQIAYIIAQGWSPVIEHVHPSGCMQTYWSYWKLPFFGEKDLNLIVSELEACHRAYPDHHVRIIGYDAYTQSQGTAFVVFQGR, encoded by the coding sequence ATGCCTTTCCAGAGCACAGTAAGCGACTATCAAACAGTTGCAACCCTGGAAACATTCGGTTTTTTACCACCGATGACCCAGGAAGAAATATATGACCAAATTGCATACATAATTGCTCAAGGTTGGAGTCCTGTTATTGAGCATGTTCATCCTAGTGGATGTATGCAAACTTATTGGTCTTATTGGAAACTCCCATTTTTTGGGGAAAAAGATCTTAACTTGATCGTGAGCGAATTAGAGGCATGCCATAGAGCATACCCTGATCATCATGTAAGAATCATCGGATACGATGCTTACACTCAAAGTCAAGGAACAGCTTTTGTAGTTTTCCAAGGACGTTAA
- a CDS encoding form I ribulose bisphosphate carboxylase large subunit, with amino-acid sequence MSKKYDAGVKEYRDTYWTPEYVPLDTDLLACFKCTGQEGVPREEVAAAVAAESSTGTWSTVWSELLTDLEFYKGRCYRIEDVPGDPEAFYAFIAYPLDLFEEGSITNVLTSLVGNVFGFKALRHLRLEDIRFPIAFIKTCGGPPNGIVVERDRLNKYGRPLLGCTIKPKLGLSGKNYGRVVYECLRGGLDLTKDDENINSQPFQRWRERFEFVAEAVKLAQRETGEVKGHYLNCTANTPEELYERAEFAKELDMPIIMHDYITGGFTANTGLANWCRKNGMLLHIHRAMHAVIDRHPKHGIHFRVLAKCLRLSGGDQLHTGTVVGKLEGDRQTTLGYIDNLRESFVPEDRSRGNFFDQDWGSMPGVFAVASGGIHVWHMPALLAIFGDDSCLQFGGGTHGHPWGSAAGAAANRVALEACVKARNAGREIEKESRDILMEAAKHSPELAIALETWKEIKFEFDTVDKLDVQG; translated from the coding sequence ATGAGTAAGAAGTATGATGCAGGGGTAAAGGAGTACAGAGATACCTACTGGACTCCTGAATATGTACCCCTAGACACCGATTTATTAGCCTGTTTCAAATGTACAGGTCAAGAAGGTGTTCCCAGAGAAGAAGTTGCAGCAGCTGTTGCCGCTGAATCTTCAACAGGTACTTGGTCAACAGTTTGGTCCGAGTTACTTACAGATTTAGAATTTTATAAAGGACGTTGTTATCGAATCGAGGACGTTCCTGGAGATCCTGAAGCTTTTTATGCTTTTATTGCATATCCTTTAGATCTTTTTGAAGAAGGTTCTATTACAAACGTATTAACATCTCTAGTAGGAAACGTTTTTGGATTTAAAGCTCTAAGACACTTACGTCTAGAAGATATTAGATTTCCAATCGCTTTCATCAAAACTTGCGGCGGTCCACCAAATGGAATCGTAGTTGAAAGAGATCGACTTAATAAATACGGAAGACCTCTTCTTGGTTGTACCATTAAACCTAAATTAGGATTATCTGGTAAAAACTATGGTCGAGTTGTATATGAGTGCCTTAGAGGTGGTCTTGATTTAACGAAGGATGACGAGAATATAAACTCTCAGCCATTCCAACGTTGGAGAGAAAGATTTGAGTTTGTTGCAGAAGCAGTTAAACTTGCTCAACGAGAAACTGGAGAAGTTAAAGGTCACTATCTAAACTGTACTGCTAACACTCCTGAAGAACTCTACGAAAGAGCTGAATTTGCAAAAGAGCTAGATATGCCAATCATCATGCATGATTATATAACTGGTGGTTTTACTGCAAATACTGGATTAGCAAACTGGTGTCGTAAAAATGGCATGCTTCTTCATATTCATAGAGCGATGCATGCTGTTATTGATAGACATCCAAAACACGGTATCCATTTCAGGGTTCTAGCAAAATGTTTGAGACTCTCCGGAGGAGATCAATTACATACTGGAACTGTTGTTGGAAAACTGGAAGGTGATCGTCAAACAACCCTTGGTTACATTGATAACTTAAGAGAGTCATTCGTTCCTGAAGATAGATCAAGAGGTAACTTCTTTGATCAAGATTGGGGTTCAATGCCAGGAGTATTTGCTGTCGCATCAGGTGGTATTCACGTATGGCATATGCCTGCACTCCTAGCGATTTTTGGAGATGATTCTTGTCTTCAGTTCGGTGGAGGAACACACGGTCATCCATGGGGTTCAGCCGCTGGAGCTGCAGCTAACAGAGTTGCTTTAGAAGCTTGTGTAAAAGCACGTAATGCTGGTCGCGAAATCGAAAAAGAGAGTAGAGACATTCTTATGGAAGCTGCTAAGCATAGCCCTGAATTAGCTATTGCTCTAGAAACTTGGAAGGAAATTAAGTTTGAGTTTGACACTGTCGACAAGCTTGATGTTCAGGGTTAA
- a CDS encoding BMC domain-containing protein, giving the protein MATETMGIALGMIETRGLVPAIEAADAMTKAAEVRLIGREFVGGGYVTVLVRGETGAVNAAVRAGADACERVGDGLVAAHIIARPHREVEPALGNGEFLGQKD; this is encoded by the coding sequence ATGGCTACAGAAACAATGGGTATCGCTCTCGGCATGATCGAGACACGCGGACTTGTACCTGCAATCGAAGCAGCAGACGCAATGACAAAGGCAGCAGAAGTTCGCCTTATTGGTCGTGAATTCGTAGGTGGCGGTTATGTCACAGTATTAGTTAGAGGCGAAACAGGCGCAGTTAACGCAGCTGTAAGAGCTGGTGCTGATGCTTGTGAAAGAGTTGGTGACGGTTTAGTCGCAGCTCACATTATTGCTCGTCCTCATAGAGAAGTTGAACCTGCTCTTGGTAACGGTGAATTTCTTGGTCAAAAGGACTAA